One Streptomyces lincolnensis genomic region harbors:
- a CDS encoding quaternary amine ABC transporter ATP-binding protein, producing MSSRLEAEGLYKVFGRRPDEAVERLRAGADREELRADGTTAAVIDASFTVEPGHIFVVMGLSGSGKSTLLRMLNGLLEPTAGHVRFDGQDLTALTDRDLRAVRARKISMVFQHFALFPHRSVLENAAYGLAVQGVSRPEREKRAAEALALCGLAGWEKSWPDELSGGMQQRVGLARALATDADLLLMDESFSALDPLIRRDMQDQLLDLQKTLKKTIVFITHDLNEAMRLGDRIAVMRDGRIVQNGTAEDILVRPADDYVASFIQDVDRSRVLTASAVMDTDVRGDEADCGCETATPDTPFVELCAISARLTHPVAVLDTGRELVGVVPRQRLVALLGDEAADPAACDSPRDKRDKGGDKAVARA from the coding sequence GTGTCATCCAGACTTGAGGCCGAAGGGCTCTACAAGGTGTTCGGCAGACGACCGGACGAGGCGGTCGAACGGCTGCGCGCCGGCGCCGACCGGGAGGAACTGCGCGCCGACGGCACCACCGCCGCCGTGATCGACGCCTCCTTCACCGTGGAACCGGGTCATATCTTCGTCGTCATGGGCCTGTCCGGCTCCGGCAAGTCCACGCTGCTGCGCATGCTCAACGGCCTCCTGGAACCGACCGCCGGGCACGTCCGCTTCGACGGCCAGGACCTGACCGCGCTCACCGACCGCGACCTGCGCGCGGTCCGCGCCCGGAAGATCAGCATGGTCTTCCAGCACTTCGCGCTCTTCCCGCACCGCAGTGTCCTGGAGAACGCCGCCTACGGCCTCGCCGTCCAGGGAGTGTCCCGCCCCGAGCGCGAGAAGCGCGCCGCCGAGGCGCTCGCCCTGTGCGGTCTCGCCGGGTGGGAGAAGTCCTGGCCGGACGAGCTGTCCGGCGGTATGCAGCAGCGCGTCGGGCTGGCCCGCGCCCTGGCCACCGACGCCGACCTGCTGCTCATGGACGAGTCGTTCAGCGCGCTCGACCCGCTGATCCGCCGCGACATGCAGGACCAGCTCCTGGATCTCCAGAAGACCCTGAAGAAGACCATCGTGTTCATCACCCACGACCTCAACGAGGCCATGCGCCTGGGCGACCGGATCGCCGTCATGCGCGACGGACGCATCGTCCAGAACGGCACCGCCGAGGACATCCTGGTCCGGCCGGCCGACGACTACGTGGCCTCCTTCATCCAGGACGTCGACCGCTCCCGCGTCCTGACCGCCTCCGCCGTCATGGACACCGACGTCCGCGGCGACGAGGCCGACTGCGGCTGCGAGACCGCGACGCCCGACACGCCGTTCGTCGAACTCTGCGCGATCAGCGCCCGGTTGACGCACCCCGTGGCGGTGCTCGACACCGGGCGCGAGCTGGTCGGGGTGGTCCCCAGGCAGCGCCTGGTCGCTCTCCTCGGTGACGAGGCGGCGGACCCCGCGGCCTGCGACTCCCCGCGGGACAAGCGCGACAAGGGTGGCGACAAGGCGGTGGCCCGTGCCTAG
- a CDS encoding siderophore-interacting protein — translation MAERPARTPRKPHTAQVIRTERLTPHMQRVILGGDSLAEFSTGACTDHYVKLLFPPAEGVTYPEPFDMERIREELPRDQWPVTRTYTVRYWDAEHRELTLDFVIHGDEGLAGPWAMRVQPGETVRFMGPGGAYAPDADADWHLLVGDESALPAIARSLEGLPAGARAHAFIEVSGPEEEQKIDSDVEVVWLHRGDRPVGEALTEAVRALDFPEGRVHAFVHGEAHFVKELRRLLRVERGLAREDLSISGYWRLGHDEDGWQASKRDWNARIEAEQEDAPAPS, via the coding sequence ATGGCAGAACGACCGGCACGCACGCCGCGGAAACCCCACACCGCGCAGGTCATCCGCACCGAACGGCTGACTCCCCACATGCAGCGCGTGATCCTCGGCGGTGACAGCCTGGCCGAGTTCTCCACGGGCGCCTGTACCGATCACTATGTGAAGCTGCTCTTCCCGCCGGCCGAGGGCGTGACCTACCCGGAGCCCTTCGACATGGAGCGGATCCGCGAGGAACTGCCGCGCGACCAGTGGCCGGTGACCCGGACGTACACCGTGCGCTACTGGGACGCCGAACACCGCGAGCTGACCCTGGACTTCGTGATCCACGGCGACGAGGGCCTCGCCGGCCCCTGGGCGATGCGCGTCCAGCCCGGGGAGACCGTGCGCTTCATGGGCCCCGGCGGCGCCTACGCCCCCGACGCGGACGCCGACTGGCACCTGCTCGTCGGGGACGAGAGCGCGCTGCCCGCGATCGCCCGGTCCCTGGAGGGACTGCCGGCCGGTGCCCGGGCCCACGCGTTCATCGAGGTCTCCGGTCCGGAGGAGGAGCAGAAGATCGACTCCGACGTGGAGGTGGTCTGGCTGCACCGCGGCGACCGGCCCGTCGGCGAGGCGCTGACCGAGGCGGTCCGCGCGCTGGACTTCCCCGAGGGCCGGGTGCACGCGTTCGTGCACGGCGAGGCGCACTTCGTGAAGGAGCTGCGCCGGCTGCTCCGGGTGGAGCGCGGTCTCGCCCGCGAGGACCTGTCGATCTCCGGCTACTGGCGGCTCGGCCACGACGAGGACGGCTGGCAGGCCTCCAAGCGCGACTGGAACGCCCGCATCGAGGCGGAGCAGGAGGACGCGCCGGCGCCCTCCTGA
- a CDS encoding ABC transporter permease yields the protein MSGAVSQTWYMTQRQLMVFVRQPAYAIIMLIQPVIWLFLFGNLFKEVVELGGFGTTSYLDYLVPGVVVMSALSANMWAGMTTLDEIQRGTIDRFLITPVSRAALMNGNVVNNGLVTALQSVIIVLLGLLGGADYPGGIGGIAVLVLAAVLLGTVFGALSNALGMLVRERESIIGINTFLLLPLTFLSSAFMAPSQMPSWMRHIADFNPLDWAMVAGRSALAGDPDRGAVLWRGGALLALAVAAVWLSIRTFRSYQRSV from the coding sequence ATGAGCGGCGCCGTCTCCCAGACCTGGTACATGACGCAACGTCAACTCATGGTCTTCGTACGCCAGCCCGCGTACGCGATCATCATGCTGATCCAGCCGGTGATCTGGCTGTTCCTGTTCGGGAACCTCTTCAAGGAGGTCGTCGAGCTGGGCGGCTTCGGCACCACCTCGTACCTGGACTACCTGGTCCCGGGTGTGGTCGTGATGAGCGCCCTCAGCGCCAACATGTGGGCGGGGATGACCACGTTGGACGAGATCCAGCGCGGCACGATCGACCGCTTCCTGATCACCCCGGTCAGCCGGGCCGCGCTGATGAACGGCAACGTCGTCAACAACGGCCTGGTCACGGCCCTTCAGTCGGTGATCATCGTGCTGCTCGGGCTGCTGGGCGGGGCCGACTACCCGGGCGGGATCGGAGGGATCGCCGTCCTGGTCCTCGCCGCGGTGCTGCTCGGCACGGTCTTCGGCGCGCTGTCCAACGCGCTGGGGATGCTGGTGCGTGAGCGGGAGTCGATCATCGGCATCAACACCTTCCTGCTGCTGCCGCTGACCTTCCTCTCCAGTGCCTTCATGGCGCCCTCGCAGATGCCGTCCTGGATGCGGCACATCGCCGACTTCAACCCGCTCGACTGGGCGATGGTGGCGGGGCGTTCGGCGCTGGCGGGGGATCCGGACCGGGGCGCCGTGCTCTGGCGCGGGGGAGCACTGCTCGCGCTGGCGGTGGCGGCGGTGTGGCTGTCGATCCGCACCTTCCGCTCCTACCAGCGGTCCGTCTGA
- a CDS encoding ATP-binding cassette domain-containing protein, with protein MNIPAPAIEARHLIKTYPGDVTALNGMDLTVEPGTVFGLLGPNGAGKSTTVKILTTLARPDSGEATVAGHDVLRHPDRVRRAIGVVAQHSGADPAATGRENLRLQGRLYGVTGAALGRRVDELLERFTLTEAAERPVKGYSGGMRRRLDVALGLVHRPEVLFLDEPTTGLDPQARSAMWEEIGRLAGEEGLTILLTTHYLEEADRLAERVAIVDRGRVVVAGTPDALKGELRGDAVHMELRQAVGDAGRTLLTGALRALPGVHEALVDGARISVRSDDGAASVPALLAALERAGVGVATATVARPSLDDVYLRYAGRRYSEADGPALVGGAR; from the coding sequence ATGAACATTCCTGCGCCCGCGATCGAGGCGCGCCATCTGATCAAGACCTACCCCGGTGACGTCACCGCCCTGAACGGCATGGACCTCACCGTCGAGCCCGGCACGGTGTTCGGGCTGCTCGGCCCCAACGGCGCCGGGAAGTCCACCACCGTCAAGATCCTCACCACCCTGGCCCGCCCCGACTCGGGCGAGGCCACCGTGGCCGGTCACGACGTGCTGCGCCACCCGGACCGGGTGCGGCGCGCGATCGGCGTGGTCGCCCAGCACTCCGGCGCCGACCCGGCCGCCACCGGCCGCGAGAACCTCCGCCTCCAGGGCAGGCTCTACGGTGTGACGGGCGCCGCCCTCGGCCGCCGCGTCGACGAGCTGCTGGAGCGCTTCACGCTCACCGAGGCCGCCGAGCGCCCGGTCAAGGGGTACTCCGGCGGAATGCGGCGCCGCCTCGACGTCGCCCTCGGTCTGGTGCACCGGCCCGAGGTGCTCTTCCTCGACGAGCCCACCACCGGCCTGGACCCGCAGGCCCGTAGCGCGATGTGGGAGGAGATCGGCCGCCTCGCCGGCGAGGAGGGTCTGACCATCCTGCTCACCACGCACTACCTCGAAGAGGCCGACCGGCTCGCCGAGCGCGTCGCCATCGTCGACCGCGGCCGGGTCGTCGTCGCGGGCACCCCCGACGCGCTGAAGGGCGAACTCCGCGGTGACGCCGTCCATATGGAGCTGCGCCAGGCGGTCGGCGACGCCGGACGCACGCTGCTGACCGGCGCCCTGCGTGCCCTTCCGGGTGTGCACGAGGCCCTGGTGGACGGCGCCCGGATCAGCGTCCGCTCCGACGACGGCGCCGCCTCGGTGCCCGCGTTGCTGGCTGCTCTGGAGCGGGCCGGCGTCGGTGTCGCCACCGCGACCGTCGCCCGCCCCTCCCTCGACGACGTCTACCTCCGTTACGCCGGCCGCCGTTACTCCGAGGCCGACGGCCCGGCCCTGGTGGGAGGTGCCCGATGA
- a CDS encoding PadR family transcriptional regulator, with protein sequence MQRRRKLRNPLALAVLAMLWQKPMHPYEIAQTLRRQGKDSSTKINYGSLYTVVQNLEKHGFVEVTDVERQGNRPERTVYGITADGRQETTEWMSDLVAFPAKEFPVFETALSLLAVLPPDDVARLLEERLKVLDVQAASERGALEKLYETLPRLFLVESEYALHMVEAEAEWVRGFLAEVREGTLPGIEEWKAYHVP encoded by the coding sequence ATGCAGCGTCGTCGCAAGCTCCGCAACCCCCTGGCACTCGCCGTGCTGGCGATGCTGTGGCAGAAGCCGATGCATCCCTACGAGATCGCCCAGACCCTGCGCCGCCAGGGCAAGGACTCCAGCACGAAGATCAACTACGGCTCGCTCTACACGGTCGTGCAGAACCTGGAGAAGCACGGCTTCGTCGAGGTCACCGACGTGGAACGACAGGGCAACCGCCCCGAGCGGACGGTCTACGGCATCACCGCGGACGGTCGGCAGGAGACCACCGAGTGGATGTCGGACCTGGTCGCCTTCCCGGCCAAGGAGTTCCCGGTCTTCGAGACCGCGCTCTCGCTGCTCGCGGTGCTGCCCCCGGACGACGTGGCGCGGTTGCTGGAGGAACGGCTCAAGGTCCTCGACGTACAGGCGGCGAGCGAGCGAGGAGCACTGGAGAAGCTGTACGAGACGCTGCCCCGTCTCTTCCTGGTGGAGAGCGAGTACGCACTCCACATGGTCGAGGCGGAGGCGGAGTGGGTCCGCGGTTTCCTCGCCGAGGTCCGCGAGGGCACACTGCCCGGAATCGAGGAGTGGAAGGCGTACCACGTGCCGTGA
- a CDS encoding amino acid permease, which yields MTTTAPSDVRPDPPHSSDDGSLTEFGYHQELHRSLGRYASFAAGFSFISVLTTVFQFFAFGYAFGGPVFFWAWPAVLVGQLLVAACFAELAARYPISGAIYQWSSRLSNLTFGWFAGWIMVIGQIVVVAAAALALQMVLPAIWSGFQLIGTDPAPTSADGAANAAVLGVVLLVLTTVVNILDNRVLSVVNRVGVTAEIIGAVLIIVLLLTHSERTPSITFHTEGAAQSGLLGALLVGSFTAAYVMIGFDSAGEMSEETRDPRRTAPRTILTALGSAGVLGGLIVLGGILAAPSLTDGRLGVDGLSYVLTSSLGDGVGKALLADVVVAITVATLAIQTAACRMLFSMARDGQLPFARRLARVNPRTGMPTAPALVVGVLAASVLLLNFASPEAFLAIGTTCIVMLYLAYAMVTGPLLITRLRGRFTVQGTDESGRPLFSLGRWGIPVNTLALLYGLLMTVNLAWPRAAVYDPAGGHWYFQWFTVLFLLVTLGGGALYRLLRAQPVHSAEEPTPALPEPTR from the coding sequence GTGACGACAACCGCCCCCTCCGACGTACGCCCCGATCCCCCGCACTCCTCCGACGACGGCTCCCTCACGGAGTTCGGCTACCACCAGGAGCTGCACCGCAGCCTGGGCCGGTACGCGTCGTTCGCGGCCGGGTTCTCCTTCATCTCCGTCCTGACCACCGTCTTCCAGTTCTTCGCCTTCGGGTACGCGTTCGGCGGCCCCGTCTTCTTCTGGGCCTGGCCGGCGGTGCTCGTCGGGCAGCTGCTGGTGGCGGCCTGCTTCGCCGAACTGGCGGCGCGCTATCCGATCTCGGGCGCGATCTACCAGTGGTCCTCACGGCTGTCGAACCTCACCTTCGGCTGGTTCGCCGGCTGGATCATGGTGATCGGGCAGATCGTGGTGGTCGCCGCGGCCGCGCTGGCGCTCCAGATGGTGCTCCCGGCCATCTGGTCCGGCTTCCAGCTGATCGGCACCGACCCGGCTCCCACCTCGGCGGACGGCGCGGCCAACGCGGCCGTCCTCGGCGTGGTGCTGCTGGTGCTGACGACTGTCGTGAACATCCTCGACAACCGCGTGCTCTCCGTGGTCAACCGGGTCGGCGTCACCGCCGAGATCATCGGCGCGGTCCTGATCATCGTGCTGCTGCTGACCCACTCCGAGCGCACGCCGAGCATCACCTTCCACACCGAGGGCGCCGCCCAGTCCGGTCTGCTGGGCGCGCTGCTCGTGGGCTCGTTCACGGCGGCGTACGTCATGATCGGCTTCGACAGCGCGGGCGAGATGAGCGAGGAGACGCGCGACCCCCGCCGCACCGCACCCCGCACGATCCTCACCGCCCTCGGCTCGGCCGGCGTCCTCGGCGGCCTGATCGTCCTCGGCGGCATCCTCGCCGCGCCCAGCCTCACCGACGGCCGCCTCGGCGTCGACGGGCTGAGCTACGTCCTCACCAGCAGCCTGGGCGACGGGGTGGGCAAGGCCCTGCTGGCCGACGTGGTCGTGGCGATCACCGTGGCCACCCTCGCCATCCAGACAGCGGCCTGCCGCATGCTCTTCTCCATGGCCCGGGACGGCCAGCTCCCCTTCGCCCGGCGGCTGGCCCGCGTGAACCCCCGCACGGGCATGCCGACCGCCCCCGCCCTGGTGGTCGGCGTCCTGGCCGCGTCCGTCCTCCTCCTCAACTTCGCCTCCCCCGAGGCCTTCCTCGCCATCGGCACCACCTGCATCGTGATGCTGTACCTGGCCTACGCCATGGTCACCGGACCACTCCTGATCACCCGCCTGCGCGGCCGCTTCACCGTCCAGGGCACGGACGAGTCCGGCCGCCCCCTCTTCTCCCTCGGCCGCTGGGGCATCCCGGTCAACACGCTCGCCCTGCTCTACGGCCTGCTCATGACCGTCAACCTGGCCTGGCCTCGGGCGGCGGTGTATGACCCGGCGGGTGGGCATTGGTATTTTCAGTGGTTCACGGTGCTGTTTTTGCTGGTCACGCTGGGGGGCGGAGCTCTGTACCGGCTGCTGCGTGCACAACCCGTGCACTCGGCTGAAGAACCGACTCCAGCTCTCCCAGAACCGACTCGATAG
- a CDS encoding tyrosine-type recombinase/integrase, which translates to MLNTVMRTAILDGVIRINPCDGVKLPEVRRTVIAPEALAVQALIEAAPRRYKALVRLAASSGLRQGELFGLENGLVGLDFLRRKVEVSQQLCMPAKGPQYLGPLKTPESYRDVPLAQSAVRSVSMHVAEFPPVDVKIEDRTDPRNPTIRTARLLFTDNKGRPIRRSTRSRIWKCIREDADKLLRAAGTDVRVPKKCTLHSLRDCYATTLIKKRENVKTVQIRLGHSKPSITLDKYVGYWPTDEDTTAAAIESVLGELESVLQPSARVVHAAAGTELRPPA; encoded by the coding sequence GTGCTGAACACCGTGATGCGGACGGCCATCCTCGATGGAGTGATCCGGATCAACCCGTGCGACGGTGTGAAGTTGCCCGAGGTGCGCCGGACCGTCATCGCGCCGGAAGCGCTCGCCGTCCAGGCGCTGATCGAGGCGGCGCCCCGCCGTTACAAGGCACTTGTACGGCTCGCCGCATCAAGCGGCCTGCGGCAGGGTGAGTTGTTCGGCCTGGAGAATGGCCTCGTTGGCCTCGATTTTCTTCGGCGCAAGGTAGAGGTGTCCCAACAGCTCTGCATGCCAGCCAAGGGACCGCAGTACCTCGGGCCGCTCAAGACGCCCGAGAGCTACCGCGATGTGCCTCTGGCGCAGTCAGCGGTTAGGTCGGTGTCGATGCATGTCGCCGAGTTCCCGCCCGTCGATGTCAAGATCGAGGACCGCACCGACCCGCGCAACCCGACCATACGCACCGCCCGCCTGCTCTTCACAGACAACAAGGGGCGACCCATTCGCCGGTCGACCCGGTCCCGCATCTGGAAGTGCATCAGGGAGGACGCTGACAAGCTGCTCAGGGCGGCCGGGACGGACGTGCGCGTCCCGAAGAAGTGCACGCTGCACAGTCTCCGGGACTGCTACGCCACGACCCTGATCAAAAAGCGGGAGAACGTGAAGACGGTCCAGATCCGGCTCGGCCACAGCAAGCCGTCGATCACGCTCGACAAGTACGTCGGCTACTGGCCGACAGATGAGGACACGACTGCGGCGGCTATCGAGTCGGTTCTGGGAGAGCTGGAGTCGGTTCTTCAGCCGAGTGCACGGGTTGTGCACGCAGCAGCCGGTACAGAGCTCCGCCCCCCAGCGTGA
- a CDS encoding helix-turn-helix domain-containing protein, with product MNRSELGAALRVLREASGKEAKAVARGAVMSASKLSKIETGKLGPTADDVERILTAIGVSDDAKAEYMDAARAVATETTAWRLIQRAGLHKAQRQLKAVEARMTLLRLFQPALVPGLLQTPEYMRAILSRHEDLSETAVRETVSARLERQEVLYDESKTLRFVITEPVLRWLIVPPLVMSGQLDRLISMSRLPHVDIRVVPLARRQHDIPNHAFVIRDDRAVSVETVHAEVIVTDPRDVALYVAKFNGFADNALEGGEMRALMADIRDDLLQQREIH from the coding sequence GTGAACCGTTCAGAGCTTGGGGCAGCGCTACGGGTACTGCGGGAGGCGTCCGGCAAGGAAGCCAAAGCGGTGGCCCGTGGCGCTGTCATGTCTGCCAGTAAACTCAGCAAGATCGAGACAGGGAAGCTCGGGCCGACTGCCGACGATGTCGAGCGCATCCTGACCGCCATCGGCGTCTCGGATGACGCCAAGGCCGAATACATGGACGCGGCCCGCGCGGTCGCCACAGAGACGACGGCATGGCGTCTCATCCAACGTGCGGGGCTCCACAAGGCACAGAGGCAGCTCAAGGCCGTAGAAGCCCGGATGACCCTCCTGCGGCTCTTCCAGCCGGCACTCGTGCCCGGCCTGCTCCAGACCCCGGAGTACATGCGAGCGATCCTGTCCCGACATGAGGACCTGAGTGAGACCGCCGTTCGGGAGACCGTAAGCGCGAGACTTGAACGCCAGGAGGTTCTGTACGACGAGAGCAAGACGCTCCGCTTTGTGATCACGGAGCCGGTCCTACGGTGGCTGATTGTGCCGCCGCTAGTCATGTCCGGTCAGCTCGACCGGCTGATCTCCATGTCACGCCTGCCTCACGTAGACATACGAGTCGTGCCGCTGGCCCGCCGTCAGCACGACATCCCCAACCACGCGTTCGTGATCCGGGACGACCGTGCCGTCTCGGTAGAGACCGTGCACGCGGAGGTGATCGTCACAGACCCCAGGGATGTTGCCCTGTATGTCGCCAAGTTCAACGGCTTCGCTGACAACGCGTTGGAGGGCGGCGAAATGCGGGCCTTGATGGCCGACATCAGAGACGACCTTTTGCAGCAACGGGAAATCCACTAG
- a CDS encoding DUF6879 family protein, with protein sequence MLGDLFDSFQHEAFRLETLDDYSSSGSVDAYRLFLDGQDKPADYNADWLDEIRSYVGSGRRMYRVHVLTRPLSPYLRFELGWGYTTNATAGEKFFILDVTEQPNPLPPDLEDFWLFDSTTAAPMHYSQDGKFLGADVLPDERAPEFVIHRDTALAHAVPFADWWAKHAE encoded by the coding sequence ATGCTCGGCGACCTCTTCGACTCCTTCCAGCACGAGGCGTTCCGGCTGGAGACCCTGGACGACTACAGCAGTTCGGGCAGCGTGGACGCGTACCGACTGTTCCTTGACGGCCAGGACAAGCCCGCCGACTACAACGCCGACTGGCTCGACGAGATCCGGAGCTACGTCGGCTCGGGGCGTCGCATGTACCGCGTGCACGTCCTCACGCGTCCTCTCTCGCCGTATCTGCGGTTCGAGTTGGGCTGGGGGTACACCACGAACGCCACGGCCGGCGAGAAGTTCTTCATCCTGGACGTGACCGAACAGCCGAATCCCCTGCCGCCGGATCTGGAGGACTTCTGGCTGTTCGACTCGACCACCGCCGCGCCGATGCACTACAGCCAGGACGGCAAGTTCCTCGGGGCCGACGTACTGCCCGACGAACGGGCCCCTGAGTTCGTCATCCACCGGGACACAGCCCTCGCGCACGCCGTGCCGTTCGCGGACTGGTGGGCCAAGCACGCCGAGTGA
- a CDS encoding cytochrome P450 → MAKNHGGITHAPGALPIIGHLLPLLRDPLRFLSTLPAYGDLVQIRLGPQTAVVVCRPELVQQVLLNDRIYDKGGPIIERVGNALGDGIASCPHSAHRRQRRSLQPAFSRTCLREYATIMTGQIDVLTTGWSDGQTVEVGAQMYGLASDTIARTLFTAEAAAPAVDAVTASLPDIFRGIYQQAVLPPLLRRLPLPPNVRYERARNRAWAAVSKTISSYRQDGGPHGDVLSMLLKTQDDAGEPLGDAEIHAQIMTLLVAGIDTTAVALTWAVHLLCQYPDVQERLRIETTEVLGTRTATWEDLPRLDLARRVITETLRLYPPGWIFTRTTSAEARLADAVIPSETTLVYSPYLIHRDPRFNARPDFFDPDRWLPEREHTRGTLIPFGGGARKCLGDNYAMTLATLALSTIVAQWRLSHGGLPTPAVEPRMTLAPHKVQVRVESLESEPLADSIRQ, encoded by the coding sequence ATGGCGAAGAACCACGGCGGCATCACCCACGCTCCCGGGGCACTGCCGATCATCGGGCATCTGCTTCCCCTGCTCCGTGACCCGCTGCGTTTCCTGAGTACCCTTCCCGCATACGGGGATTTAGTCCAGATACGGCTCGGCCCGCAAACGGCCGTCGTGGTCTGCCGACCTGAACTCGTCCAGCAGGTTCTGCTGAACGACCGAATATACGACAAGGGCGGACCCATTATCGAGCGGGTCGGGAATGCGCTCGGAGACGGCATCGCCTCTTGCCCGCACAGCGCTCACCGGCGGCAACGACGCAGCTTGCAGCCGGCCTTCTCACGCACTTGCCTGCGTGAATACGCCACGATCATGACCGGCCAGATCGACGTGCTCACCACCGGCTGGAGCGATGGACAGACCGTCGAAGTGGGCGCGCAGATGTACGGTCTCGCGAGCGACACCATTGCCCGAACGTTGTTCACGGCCGAAGCCGCGGCGCCCGCAGTGGATGCCGTGACCGCCAGCCTCCCGGACATCTTCCGCGGCATCTACCAGCAGGCCGTCCTCCCGCCTTTGCTGCGCCGTCTGCCCCTCCCGCCGAACGTGCGTTATGAACGGGCTCGCAACCGGGCGTGGGCTGCGGTCAGCAAGACCATCAGTTCGTACCGCCAGGACGGTGGACCCCACGGCGATGTGCTCTCGATGCTGCTCAAGACGCAGGACGACGCGGGAGAACCTCTCGGTGACGCCGAGATCCACGCTCAGATCATGACTCTGCTCGTAGCCGGCATCGACACCACCGCGGTGGCCCTTACCTGGGCCGTCCACCTCCTGTGCCAATACCCGGATGTCCAGGAGCGGTTGCGTATCGAGACAACCGAAGTCCTCGGCACCCGAACGGCCACTTGGGAGGATCTCCCCCGACTCGACCTGGCACGCAGGGTCATCACGGAGACGCTGCGCCTCTATCCCCCTGGATGGATCTTCACGCGGACAACAAGCGCCGAAGCCCGGTTGGCGGACGCCGTGATCCCTTCTGAAACCACTCTGGTCTACAGCCCCTATCTCATCCACCGCGATCCGCGATTCAATGCGCGGCCCGACTTCTTCGACCCCGATCGATGGCTTCCGGAGCGTGAACACACGCGCGGCACTCTCATTCCGTTCGGGGGAGGCGCGCGCAAGTGTCTCGGCGACAACTACGCGATGACCTTGGCGACCCTGGCCCTGTCCACCATCGTGGCTCAATGGCGACTCTCGCACGGTGGCCTTCCGACGCCGGCCGTCGAACCCCGTATGACCTTGGCGCCTCACAAGGTTCAGGTCCGAGTGGAGAGTCTGGAGAGCGAGCCCTTGGCCGACAGCATCCGTCAGTAG
- a CDS encoding terpene synthase family protein, whose translation MIPTYAEPTPPAVSPYTQRIEEHVRSLGWSLGLTETQGGQERLEAGYGRFVAWTYPEASFRDLCLCAEWLFFTFILDDLHTLKVYDAPEAWIPVHRRLMDIINNGKDPAPPRERTPFTKALTNLSIRTRERLSPGLRGRLNRHLDLFFQGFAEESANRFRGTPPGIDSFTHTRRLSVGMEFGFDLVELSLGVEVPKDIYETSLFREIVEAASDVVAWQNDLHSIHLDQQRGDFHNVVIVMQHADGISLEEAIDSTVAKVQGRVADFLDAEERLLPYLESRGVPLGTCEEILKVTAGMRQWTNGCLHWYRNTTRYAIPATPGELDQQHDHLQVLLPSLDGASRQSCG comes from the coding sequence ATGATCCCGACGTATGCGGAGCCCACCCCTCCGGCCGTAAGCCCGTACACCCAGAGGATCGAGGAACACGTCCGGTCACTCGGATGGAGCCTCGGACTGACAGAGACACAGGGTGGCCAGGAGCGGCTGGAGGCCGGCTACGGGCGCTTCGTTGCCTGGACCTATCCGGAAGCGTCGTTCCGCGATCTCTGTCTCTGTGCGGAATGGCTTTTCTTCACCTTCATCCTGGACGACCTGCACACCTTGAAGGTGTATGACGCTCCCGAAGCCTGGATACCGGTCCACCGCCGTCTGATGGACATCATCAACAACGGAAAGGACCCCGCGCCCCCACGAGAACGAACTCCCTTCACCAAGGCGCTCACGAACCTGTCGATCCGTACTCGTGAAAGGCTCTCGCCAGGGCTTCGTGGGCGGCTGAACCGGCACTTGGACCTGTTTTTCCAGGGTTTCGCCGAGGAATCCGCGAACCGGTTCCGCGGCACTCCTCCCGGGATCGACAGTTTTACCCATACCAGGCGATTGTCCGTGGGTATGGAGTTCGGCTTCGACCTTGTTGAACTCAGTCTGGGCGTGGAGGTGCCCAAAGACATATACGAGACGAGCCTGTTCAGGGAGATCGTCGAAGCCGCGAGCGATGTGGTCGCCTGGCAGAATGACTTGCACTCAATTCATCTGGACCAGCAGCGCGGAGATTTCCACAACGTCGTCATCGTGATGCAGCATGCCGATGGAATCTCGCTGGAGGAAGCCATCGACTCGACCGTGGCCAAGGTGCAGGGGCGAGTGGCCGACTTCCTGGACGCCGAAGAGCGACTCCTGCCCTACCTCGAAAGCCGCGGTGTGCCGCTCGGCACCTGTGAAGAGATTCTGAAGGTCACGGCCGGAATGCGGCAGTGGACGAACGGATGTCTGCATTGGTATCGGAACACCACCCGCTACGCGATCCCCGCCACTCCGGGCGAACTGGATCAGCAGCATGATCACCTGCAGGTACTGCTCCCGAGCCTGGACGGTGCGTCCCGGCAGAGTTGCGGTTGA